The following are encoded in a window of Panicum virgatum strain AP13 chromosome 5N, P.virgatum_v5, whole genome shotgun sequence genomic DNA:
- the LOC120674495 gene encoding uncharacterized protein K02A2.6-like, with translation MAVADAEQIVRTCEGCQFYARQTHMPSQALQTIPITWPFAVWGLDMVGPLSKAPGGFTHLLVAVDKFTKWIKARPVTMAKSAQAAAFFQDIVHRFGVPNSIITDNGTNFTGKEFLRFCDDNHIRVDRAAAAHPCTNGQVERANGMVLQGLKPRIYNRLKKLAGRWAAELPAVLWSLRTTPSGVTGFMPFFMVYGSEAILPTDLEYGSPRVKAYSEQGSEA, from the coding sequence atggcggtcgccgacgccgagcAGATCGTGCGCACCTGCGAAGggtgccagttctatgctcggcAGACCCACATGCCGTCTCAGGCCCTCcaaaccatccccatcacgtggccttTCGCGGTTTGGGGGCTGGACATGGTCGGACCCCTGAGCAAGgcacccgggggcttcacccacctGCTTGTTGCCGTggacaagttcacaaaatggatcaaagcaaggcctGTCACGATGGCCAAGTCGGCACAGGCTGCAGCTTTCTTCCAAGACATCGTCCACCGTTTTGGAGTACCGAACTCCATCATCACGGATAATGGCACAAATTTTACGGGGAAGGAATTCCTCAGATTTTGTGACGATAACCACATCCGTGTtgacagggcggcggcggcccatccGTGCACAAACGGGCAAGTCGAGCGCGCGAATGGCATGGTCCTGCAGGGACTAAAGCCCAGAATTTACAATCGTCTCAAGAAGCTCGCCGGACGATGGGCCGCGGAGCTCCCAGCCGTCCTATGGAGCTTGAGAACTACTCCGAGTGGAGTCACTGGGTTCATGCCGTTCTTCATGGTATATGGCTCGGAGGCTATTTTGCCCACTGATCTGGAGTATGGCTCTCCGAGGGTGAAGGCCTACAGCGAGCAGGGGTCGGAAGCTTGA